One region of Corvus moneduloides isolate bCorMon1 chromosome 1, bCorMon1.pri, whole genome shotgun sequence genomic DNA includes:
- the C1H8orf37 gene encoding protein C8orf37 homolog, with translation MADELERLLDEVERRLCHRRGGGEEEPTAAEERRSAKVLMSAGSSKEDLDDIIDEICNDSSFTKTPLNLKSNSASLTPERNKVVVPAYRKRCCPVYLGGSLSPSGIGTNISKRTCDQLRCTACDFRVSLFNDYIWDQSCDYLFFRNNMPELSKLRAKMIKKKGARAYACQCSWRSIDELTDLQTEQQLRWVCGKHGE, from the exons ATGGCGGATGAGCTGGAGCGGCTGCTGGACGAGGTGGAGAGGCGGCTGTGCCaccggcgcggcggcggcgaggAGGAGCCCACGGCGGCTGAGGAGCGCAG atcaGCTAAAGTGTTAAtgagtgctggcagcagcaaagaaGATCTAGATGACATTATTGATGAAATCTGTAATGACAGCAGCTTTACCAAAACACCTCTG aatttgaaGTCTAATTCTGCAAGTCTCACAcctgaaagaaataaagttgTTGTACCGGCATATAGGAAAAG ATGCTGTCCAGTGTACCTGGGTGGAAGCCTTTCACCATCTGGGATAggaacaaatatttcaaaaag AACGTGTGATCAGCTACGTTGTACTGCTTGTGACTTCCGAGTGTCACTTTTCAATGACTACATCTGGGATCAGTCCTGTGATTATCTTTTTTTCAG GAATAACATGCCTGAGCTCAGTAAACTAAGAGCAAAGATGATAAAGAAGAAAGGAGCACGTGCATATGCTTGTCAGTGCAGCTGGAGATCCATTGATGAATTAACTGACCtccaaacagagcagcagcttcgGTGGGTTTGTGGTAAACATGGAGAATGA